One segment of Apium graveolens cultivar Ventura unplaced genomic scaffold, ASM990537v1 ctg6337, whole genome shotgun sequence DNA contains the following:
- the LOC141703210 gene encoding transcription factor MYB59-like has product MEEMRKGPWTEQEDVHLVLYVNLYGDRRWDFIAKVSGLKRTGKSCRLRWVNYLHPGLKHGKMSSYEERRVLELHNKWGNRWSRIARKLPGRTDNEIKNYWRTYMRKKGQEKKRTNLSSPSTSASHDSSYSSSYTVNSKKIKDTNERDFFDTGGLLTKGSLNHAKEIKKGDYTMDEIWKDIVSSDDDAITPVCPTLTSPIWDYCPDSLWITDQEKDTNMIVPTSEPFHSLFGQDGVGFFAG; this is encoded by the exons ATGGAAGAGATGAGAAAGGGGCCATGGACTGAACAAGAAGATGTTCATCTTGTTTTGTACGTGAATTTATACGGAGATCGACGTTGGGATTTCATAGCCAAAGTTTCAG GTTTGAAAAGAACAGGTAAAAGTTGCAGGTTACGTTGGGTTAATTACCTTCATCCCGGTCTCAAACATGGCAAGATGTCTTCTTATGAAGAACGCCGTGTGCTCGAACTTCATAACAAGTGGGGAAATAG ATGGTCAAGAATTGCTAGGAAGTTACCTGGGAGAACCGACAATGAGATCAAGAATTACTGGAGAACTTATATGAGGAAAAAGGGTCAAGAGAAGAAGAGGACTAACTTGTCATCTCCATCTACTTCAGCATCACATGATTCTTCATATTCCTCATCCTACACGGTGAATTCGAAGAAAATCAAGGACACTAATGAGAGGGACTTCTTTGATACTGGGGGACTACTCACCAAGGGATCACTTAATCATGCAAAAGAGATCAAGAAGGGTGACTATACTATGGACGAAATATGGAAGGACATTGTTTCTTCTGATGATGATGCAATCACGCCAGTTTGTCCAACCTTAACCTCTCCAATCTGGGATTATTGTCCTGACTCACTCTGGATCACTGATCAAGAAAAAGATACTAACATGATTGTTCCTACAAGTGAACCATTTCATTCCTTGTTTGGACAAGACGGCGTTGGGTTTTTTGCAGGCTAA
- the LOC141703213 gene encoding uncharacterized protein LOC141703213 isoform X1, whose product MSQLLNLYLFLYNLLQAFGWAISLVKVLSSFICTKSGTSAYASAGELICLLQTLALLETIHGAIGIVPNGVLFPLLQWIGRTHCVVAVAHGVEEVQENTSIFIIFVAWSITEVVRYPNYALNCFGTSPLILTYLRYTLFIVLYPTGFVSELWLMYKALPFIKKKNLYAGFFAYLPFSYSGFVLVMICVYPFVFPKMYLHMFKQRRTKLGKYQMKKVT is encoded by the exons ATGTCTCAGCTCTTGAATCTTTATCTCTTCCTTTACAATTTGCTTCAGGCTTTCGGATG GGCAATTTCTTTAGTAAAAGTCTTGAGCAGTTTCATCTGCACCAAATCAGGTACCAGCGCTTATGCTTCTGCAGGAGAACTAATTT GTTTGCTCCAAACccttgcactattggaaactATCCACGGAGCTATAG GGATTGTTCCAAATGGTGTGCTGTTTCCGCTGTTGCAATGGATAGGAAGGACTCATTGTGTTGTAGCAGTTGCTCATGGAGTTGAAGAG GTCCAGGAGAATACATCCATTTTCATAATATTTGTTGCATGGTCCATCACTGAG GTTGTAAGGTACCCAAATTATGCTTTGAATTGCTTCGGTACATCACCACTTATCCTCACCTACCTCAG GTACACTTTGTTCATTGTGCTATATCCTACTGGATTTGTCAGTGAAT TGTGGCTCATGTACAAAGCGCTTCCATTTATAAAGAAGAAGAACCTCTATGCAGGATTTTTTGCTTACCTCCCTTTTAGCTATTCAGGATTCGTTCTG GTTATGATTTGTGTGTACCCATTTGTTTTCCCCAAAATGTACCTGCATATGTTCAAGCAACGACGAACAAAGTTGGGCAAATACCAGATGAAGAAGGTTACCTGA
- the LOC141703213 gene encoding uncharacterized protein LOC141703213 isoform X2: protein MSQLLNLYLFLYNLLQAFGWAISLVKVLSSFICTKSGLLQTLALLETIHGAIGIVPNGVLFPLLQWIGRTHCVVAVAHGVEEVQENTSIFIIFVAWSITEVVRYPNYALNCFGTSPLILTYLRYTLFIVLYPTGFVSELWLMYKALPFIKKKNLYAGFFAYLPFSYSGFVLVMICVYPFVFPKMYLHMFKQRRTKLGKYQMKKVT, encoded by the exons ATGTCTCAGCTCTTGAATCTTTATCTCTTCCTTTACAATTTGCTTCAGGCTTTCGGATG GGCAATTTCTTTAGTAAAAGTCTTGAGCAGTTTCATCTGCACCAAATCAG GTTTGCTCCAAACccttgcactattggaaactATCCACGGAGCTATAG GGATTGTTCCAAATGGTGTGCTGTTTCCGCTGTTGCAATGGATAGGAAGGACTCATTGTGTTGTAGCAGTTGCTCATGGAGTTGAAGAG GTCCAGGAGAATACATCCATTTTCATAATATTTGTTGCATGGTCCATCACTGAG GTTGTAAGGTACCCAAATTATGCTTTGAATTGCTTCGGTACATCACCACTTATCCTCACCTACCTCAG GTACACTTTGTTCATTGTGCTATATCCTACTGGATTTGTCAGTGAAT TGTGGCTCATGTACAAAGCGCTTCCATTTATAAAGAAGAAGAACCTCTATGCAGGATTTTTTGCTTACCTCCCTTTTAGCTATTCAGGATTCGTTCTG GTTATGATTTGTGTGTACCCATTTGTTTTCCCCAAAATGTACCTGCATATGTTCAAGCAACGACGAACAAAGTTGGGCAAATACCAGATGAAGAAGGTTACCTGA